Genomic segment of Polycladomyces abyssicola:
AAATACGAACTCCGCAAACGAAATAATTTCCCAATCCCAATAATATTGCAAAAGCTCACCGGTTCGGTAGAAATATTCATTTTCTGCGTAATCGGGCGGCACAGGGATATACGGTTTTTCCACGAAGACGTTGAATGCGTGAATCCCGCCTGAGCGGGTCATCGCTTTGTAGTGACCAAACGTGTTGGGTCGAATCTCCGGTGGAAGATAGTGAAGGACTCCGATCGAATAGACGGCATCCACCATCGTATCCATACGATAGGATAACAAATCCGCTTGAACGGTAGTAAGGGACACTCCTTCCGTTTCCGCCCAGTGTTTCGCTTTTTTCAATCCCGTTTGAGATAGATCGACTGCCATTACATTCAGCCCATTTTTGGCGAAATAGACCGCATCCCTCCCTTCTCCGCAACCCAGATCCACAACGGTTTTCCCCTGCAAGGATGGAAGGGTTTCAA
This window contains:
- a CDS encoding SAM-dependent methyltransferase, producing the protein MHPEQMDRLYQLPGFYWGMEPNRLAYSLLETLPSLQGKTVVDLGCGEGRDAVYFAKNGLNVMAVDLSQTGLKKAKHWAETEGVSLTTVQADLLSYRMDTMVDAVYSIGVLHYLPPEIRPNTFGHYKAMTRSGGIHAFNVFVEKPYIPVPPDYAENEYFYRTGELLQYYWDWEIISFAEFVFDCNSSGIPHRHAVNVMLARKI